The proteins below come from a single Camelus bactrianus isolate YW-2024 breed Bactrian camel chromosome 2, ASM4877302v1, whole genome shotgun sequence genomic window:
- the CFAP184 gene encoding cilia- and flagella-associated protein 184 produces MDDHSDHTGDPERENGDAESLASRLSMIKTSSGPQSPAEPMEPESEPDPEAVEASEGGGAAAEPAESQEGPAATEAAGEEGPGEPEWPAEAESGEPAETGPEEPAKPGSKDGPQEPQKEEEADEDEEDAEDAEEAAEPRKKEVQSHVPLQLSSTRKEETAPSREAEPKGHVEEEGKESEETEESEGTEETEGKRVEGRREKSEEELRNVDRELESDDYEWTEEVQKRQEQQLRAELLEQYHSLMVERGRYQRYNIYLQHKIFEALRKKKGLDAAEVPDKGTEPEAPEKEQAYLHHLVLLEDLRKQQADDLSWYHQELDQLKQQCREKLSEVEKEWLHFQALKKQVVMQAMGSCRMQGGRQAALQEVEQIQALEDKKEKEMSAVRLENVQLKQSLVHFETRMKAQEDLTEGLLLIDFEQLKIENQTFNEKAEERNEELLKLRTKLTNNVQIITHVKEKLHFVDTENARKKSELMEIEAQVALRRDILTKTKQARDSLRIDNIKLNQKCGLLGKESLLRDMEEKVDRTEQLNRRLESLKQHHAGLTLSCRGVRQKIREAKAFLPS; encoded by the coding sequence ATGGACGACCACTCCGATCACACTGGGGACCCCGAGAGGGAAAATGGAGATGCGGAGAGCCTGGCCTCGCGGCTGTCCATGATCAAGACTAGCTCTGGCCCCCAGTCCCCTGCCGAACCCATGGAGCCGGAGTCGGAGCCGGACCCGGAGGCTGTAGAGGCTTCAGAGGGAGGTGGTGCTGCGGCCGAGCCGGCTGAGTCCCAGGAAGGGCCGGCGGCCACCGAGGCTGCGGGCGAGGAGGGGCCCGGAGAGCCGGAGTGGCCGGCGGAGGCCGAGTCAGGGGAGCCCGCCGAGACCGGGCCTGAGGAGCCAGCCAAGCCAGGGTCCAAAGACGGGCCCCAGGAAccacagaaggaggaggaggcggacgaggacgaggaggacgcgGAGGACGCGGAGGAGGCAGCGGAGCCGAGGAAGAAGGAAGTCCAGTCTCATGTCCCTCTGCAGCTGTCCTCGACCCGCAAGGAAGAGACTGCGCCATCCCGGGAGGCTGAGCCGAAGGGACacgtggaggaggaagggaaagagagcgAGGAGACTGAGGAGAGCGAGGGGACTGAGGAGACCGAGGGGAAGCGTGTGGAAGGACGCCGGGAGAAAAGCGAGGAAGAGCTGAGAAATGTGGACAGGGAACTCGAGTCTGACGATTACGAGTGGACTGAGGAGGTGCAGAAGCGGCAGGAGCAGCAGCTGCGCGCCGAGCTCTTGGAACAGTACCACTCCCTGATGGTGGAGCGGGGTCGCTACCAGCGCTACAACATCTACCTGCAGCACAAGATCTTCGAGGCGCTGCGCAAGAAGAAGGGCCTGGATGCAGCCGAGGTGCCTGACAAGGGCACGGAGCCTGAGGCGCCCGAGAAAGAGCAAGCATACCTACACCATCTGGTCCTGCTGGAGGATCTGAGGAAGCAACAGGCAGACGACCTGAGCTGGTATCACCAGGAGCTGGACCAGCTGAAGCAGCAGTGCAGAGAGAAGCTCTCCGAGGTGGAGAAGGAATGGCTTCACTTCCAGGCACTCAAGAAGCAGGTGGTGATGCAGGCCATGGGCAGCTGTCGGATGCAGGGTGGTCGCCAGGCCGCTCTGCAGGAGGTGGAGCAGATCCAGGCGTTGGAGGataagaaggagaaggagatgaGCGCCGTGAGGCTGGAGAACGTGCAGCTGAAGCAGAGTCTGGTGCATTTTGAAACCAGGATGAAGGCCCAGGAGGACCTGACTGAGGGCCTGCTCCTTATAGATTTTGAACAGCTTAAGATTGAGAACCAGACTTtcaatgagaaagctgaggagcGAAATGAGGAGCTTTTAAAATTACGCACCAAGTTGACCAACAATGTGCAAATAATAACACACGTGAAGGAAAAGTTACACTTTGTGGATACAGAAAATGCTCGTAAAAAGTCAGAGCTTATGGAGATTGAGGCTCAGGTGGCTCTAAGGAGGGACATCTTGACCAAGACCAAGCAAGCCCGAGACAGCCTGCGGATCGACAACATCAAGCTGAATCAGAAGTGTGGGCTTCTGGGCAAGGAATCACTCCTTCGGGACATGGAGGAGAAGGTGGACAGGACTGAGCAGCTCAACCGGCGCTTGGAATCCCTGAAGCAGCATCACGCCGGGCTGACTTTGTCCTGCAGGGGTGTGAGGCAGAAGATCAGGGAAGCCAAAGCCTTTCTGCCCTCTTGA